In the Streptomyces sp. BHT-5-2 genome, one interval contains:
- a CDS encoding trimeric intracellular cation channel family protein, with protein MLHVLYLVGVAAFAASGVLAAYRANMDPFGGLVLAFAASISGGTLRDLILDRRPLYWTHDWVLLTVIICVGVGTILYLRFWLLPRKSLLVADAVGLSVVTVIGARAAISAGATPLAVIILAVLTGVAGEVLRDVLCGEFPPLLLREDVYAIAALAGACCYLLMDRLGAGANPAAVVSAGLVFALRMGALYLGLHLPRPQQLRDRRRKGADAGQG; from the coding sequence ATGCTTCATGTGCTCTACCTGGTCGGGGTCGCGGCCTTCGCCGCGAGCGGCGTGCTGGCGGCCTACCGCGCCAACATGGATCCGTTCGGCGGTCTGGTGCTCGCGTTCGCCGCGTCCATCTCCGGCGGCACGCTGCGCGATCTGATCCTGGACCGGCGGCCGCTGTACTGGACGCACGACTGGGTGCTGCTGACGGTGATCATCTGCGTCGGCGTGGGCACCATCCTCTATCTGCGCTTCTGGTTGCTGCCGCGGAAGTCGCTGCTGGTGGCGGACGCCGTCGGGCTGTCCGTGGTCACGGTGATCGGGGCCCGGGCGGCGATCTCGGCGGGCGCCACCCCGCTGGCGGTGATCATCCTGGCGGTGCTGACGGGCGTGGCCGGCGAGGTCCTGCGCGACGTGCTGTGCGGGGAGTTCCCGCCGCTGCTGCTGCGCGAGGACGTCTACGCCATCGCGGCGCTGGCCGGGGCCTGCTGCTACCTGCTGATGGACCGCCTCGGGGCCGGGGCCAACCCCGCCGCAGTGGTCTCGGCGGGGTTGGTGTTCGCACTCCGGATGGGCGCGCTCTACCTGGGGCTGCACCTGCCGCGGCCGCAGCAGCTGCGCGACCGGCGCCGGAAGGGCGCCGACGCCGGCCAGGGCTAG
- a CDS encoding type II toxin-antitoxin system Phd/YefM family antitoxin → MADTYATTEARADFGSLVRRTALARERITITDRGQPAAVLMNPQEPADLEDALALSEYLAREAAGTARTVPHHQARPPRPGARVSYEIN, encoded by the coding sequence ATGGCCGACACCTACGCGACGACAGAGGCGCGGGCCGACTTCGGCTCGCTCGTCCGCCGGACCGCGCTCGCCCGCGAGCGCATCACCATCACCGATCGCGGCCAGCCCGCCGCAGTGTTGATGAACCCCCAGGAGCCGGCGGACCTCGAAGACGCTCTCGCACTCTCCGAGTACCTCGCCCGGGAGGCCGCCGGCACCGCCCGCACCGTGCCGCATCACCAAGCGCGCCCGCCTCGGCCTGGGGCACGAGTGAGCTACGAGATCAACTGA
- a CDS encoding thioesterase family protein, with translation MATATVGNSEFDRDTAVTRRAPGVYDAHLSAGWTIINAVNGGYLLALVGRALGDALPHSDPLTVTAHYLTASAPGPAVVRTEAVRTGRTLSTGTARLVQFADDGTEVERIRVLATYGDLAALPDDVRTTAKPPAIPPYEHCPGPDSAPGDRPAIPGSTAIAGRLDLRLDPATVGWAVGAPSGNGEMRGWFGLADGRDPDPLSLLLTVDALPPTAFEMGLRGWVPTVELTCHVRHRPAPGPLRVAITTRNLAGGFLEEDAEVWDSADRLVAQSRQLARTVLAP, from the coding sequence ATGGCAACGGCGACCGTAGGAAACAGCGAGTTCGACCGCGACACCGCGGTCACCCGGCGCGCCCCGGGCGTCTACGACGCCCACCTCTCCGCGGGCTGGACGATCATTAACGCCGTCAACGGCGGCTACCTCCTCGCCCTGGTCGGCCGCGCCCTCGGCGACGCCCTGCCGCACTCGGACCCGCTCACCGTCACCGCGCACTACCTGACGGCCTCCGCGCCCGGCCCCGCCGTCGTCCGCACCGAGGCGGTGCGCACCGGCCGCACCCTCTCGACCGGCACCGCCCGCCTGGTCCAGTTCGCCGACGACGGCACCGAGGTCGAGCGGATCCGGGTGCTGGCCACCTACGGCGACCTCGCCGCCCTCCCCGACGACGTCCGCACCACCGCCAAGCCCCCGGCCATTCCGCCCTACGAGCACTGCCCGGGCCCGGACAGCGCCCCCGGCGACCGGCCGGCCATCCCCGGCAGCACCGCGATCGCCGGGCGCCTGGACCTCCGGCTCGACCCGGCGACGGTCGGCTGGGCGGTGGGCGCCCCGTCCGGCAACGGCGAGATGCGCGGCTGGTTCGGCCTGGCCGACGGCCGCGACCCCGACCCGCTCTCCCTCCTCCTGACGGTCGACGCGCTGCCGCCCACCGCCTTCGAAATGGGCCTGCGCGGCTGGGTCCCCACCGTCGAGCTGACCTGCCACGTCCGGCACCGCCCGGCCCCCGGCCCGCTCCGGGTGGCCATCACCACCCGCAATCTGGCCGGCGGCTTCCTGGAGGAGGACGCCGAGGTCTGGGACTCCGCCGACCGCCTCGTGGCCCAGTCCCGCCAACTGGCCCGCACGGTCCTGGCACCGTAG
- a CDS encoding VC0807 family protein — MESQQQSAGSQLGKALMPLVVDAGIPMASYYVLGSGFGMSDVAALAWSSVVPALRTVWGLVRERRVNALALLMLVVNVVGLATSTLTGDPRLMMAKDSATSSVIGLAMLLSAVAGRPLMSAGLKPWVTKGGPEGNAAWDRLRAHSARFRRLERRFTLIWGGALLTDCVVRAVGAYVLPVHVMVWLGTVLTLVSILVASVAGGACSAEYMGRMVEADIRDARRDASDGAGDEPADAAAVPAAV; from the coding sequence ATGGAGAGCCAGCAGCAGTCCGCCGGAAGCCAGCTCGGCAAGGCCCTGATGCCGCTGGTCGTCGACGCCGGCATACCGATGGCGTCGTACTACGTCCTCGGCAGCGGTTTCGGCATGAGCGACGTGGCCGCGCTGGCCTGGAGCAGCGTGGTGCCGGCGCTGCGCACGGTCTGGGGCCTGGTCCGCGAGCGCCGCGTCAACGCCCTGGCGCTGCTGATGCTCGTCGTCAACGTGGTGGGGCTGGCGACCAGCACTCTCACCGGTGATCCCCGGCTGATGATGGCCAAGGACAGTGCCACCAGCAGCGTCATCGGTCTGGCGATGCTGCTCTCGGCGGTCGCCGGACGGCCGCTGATGAGCGCCGGCCTCAAGCCCTGGGTGACGAAGGGCGGCCCGGAGGGGAACGCCGCCTGGGACCGGCTGCGGGCGCACAGCGCGCGGTTCCGGCGGCTGGAGCGGCGGTTCACGCTGATCTGGGGCGGCGCGCTGCTGACCGACTGCGTGGTCAGGGCCGTCGGCGCCTACGTCCTGCCGGTGCACGTCATGGTGTGGCTGGGCACGGTGCTGACGCTGGTGTCGATCCTGGTGGCCTCGGTGGCGGGCGGCGCCTGCAGCGCCGAGTACATGGGGCGGATGGTCGAGGCCGACATCCGGGACGCGCGCCGGGACGCGTCCGACGGGGCCGGCGACGAGCCGGCCGACGCTGCCGCCGTGCCGGCCGCCGTCTGA
- a CDS encoding cysteine desulfurase family protein — MVYLDHAATTPMLPEAVQAMTAQLTVTGNASSLHAAGRRARRTVEEARESLAASLGARPSEIVFTAGGTEADNLAVKGLYWSRRAADPARTRVLVSPVEHHAVLDAVEWLAEQEGATVDWLPVDGHGRVHADTLREAIARNPADVALATVMWANNEIGTVQPIRELAEVAAEFGIPLHSDAVQAVGQLDVDFAASGLAAMTVSGHKIGGPYGIGALLLGREHAPVPVLHGGGQERQVRSGTLDTPAIAAFAAAGRHAVAHREEFAREIGALRDDLIKAVRAAAPDAILGGDPDPAGRLPANAHFTFPGCEGDSLLLLLDAQGIACSTGSACTAGIAQPSHVLLATGMSQDLARGTLRFSLGHTSTAQDVAALAEVIGPVVERARGAGLS, encoded by the coding sequence ATGGTTTACCTCGACCACGCCGCCACCACTCCGATGCTCCCGGAGGCGGTGCAGGCGATGACCGCCCAGCTGACCGTCACCGGCAACGCGTCCTCCCTGCACGCCGCCGGCCGCCGGGCCCGGCGCACCGTCGAGGAGGCGCGGGAGTCGCTCGCCGCCTCCCTGGGGGCGCGGCCCAGCGAAATCGTCTTCACGGCGGGCGGCACGGAGGCCGACAACCTCGCGGTGAAGGGGCTGTACTGGTCCCGCCGGGCGGCCGATCCGGCCCGCACCCGGGTCCTCGTCAGCCCCGTCGAGCACCACGCCGTCCTGGACGCCGTCGAGTGGCTCGCCGAGCAGGAGGGCGCCACCGTCGACTGGCTGCCCGTCGACGGCCACGGCCGGGTGCACGCCGACACGCTGCGCGAGGCGATCGCCCGCAACCCCGCCGATGTCGCCCTGGCCACCGTCATGTGGGCCAACAACGAGATCGGCACCGTCCAGCCGATCCGCGAACTGGCCGAGGTGGCAGCGGAGTTCGGCATTCCGCTGCACTCCGACGCGGTGCAGGCGGTGGGTCAGCTGGACGTCGACTTCGCCGCCTCCGGGCTGGCCGCGATGACCGTCTCCGGCCACAAGATCGGCGGCCCGTACGGCATCGGTGCGCTGCTGCTGGGCCGCGAGCACGCTCCCGTGCCCGTCCTGCACGGCGGCGGCCAGGAGCGCCAGGTCCGCTCCGGCACCCTCGACACCCCCGCCATCGCCGCGTTCGCGGCGGCCGGCCGGCACGCCGTGGCGCACCGCGAGGAGTTCGCCCGCGAGATCGGCGCGCTCCGCGACGACCTGATCAAGGCGGTGAGGGCGGCCGCCCCCGACGCCATCCTGGGCGGCGACCCGGACCCGGCCGGCCGGCTCCCGGCCAACGCCCACTTCACCTTCCCCGGCTGCGAGGGCGACTCCCTGCTGCTCCTGCTGGACGCCCAGGGCATCGCCTGCTCCACCGGCTCCGCCTGCACCGCCGGCATCGCCCAGCCCAGCCACGTCCTGCTGGCCACCGGCATGTCCCAGGACCTCGCCCGCGGCACCCTGCGCTTCTCGCTCGGCCACACCTCCACCGCCCAGGACGTGGCGGCTCTGGCCGAGGTCATCGGCCCGGTCGTCGAGCGCGCCCGGGGCGCGGGGCTGAGCTAG
- the mnmA gene encoding tRNA 2-thiouridine(34) synthase MnmA: MTDAAAPRRLRVLAAMSGGVDSAVAAARAAEAGHDVTGVHLALSENPKSFRTGARGCCTIEDSHDARRAADVIGIPFYVWDLAERFREDVVEDFIAEYEAGRTPNPCLRCNEKIKFAALLDKALALGFDAVCTGHYAQVIVNDDGARELHRATDMAKDQSYVLGVLDDRQLAHAMFPLGDTPTTKAEIRAEAARRGLFVAKKPDSHDICFIADGDTQGFLAKRLGTAEGAIVDESGAKLGTHDGAYGFTIGQRKGLRIGTPAPDGRPRYVLDISPVDNTVTVGPARSLDVTALTAIRPRWCGRPPESGPARYTAQLRAHGGETEVTAELVGGTEDGAELRVDFTEPVRGVAPGQAIVLYDGTRVVGSATIAGTTRRSAAAEAPQQQAG; the protein is encoded by the coding sequence ATGACTGATGCCGCCGCCCCCCGCCGCCTCCGCGTCCTCGCCGCCATGTCCGGCGGGGTGGACTCCGCCGTCGCCGCGGCCCGCGCCGCCGAGGCGGGCCACGACGTCACAGGTGTCCACCTCGCACTGTCCGAGAACCCCAAGTCCTTCCGCACCGGGGCCCGCGGCTGCTGCACCATCGAGGACTCCCACGACGCCCGCCGCGCCGCCGACGTGATCGGCATCCCCTTCTACGTCTGGGACCTCGCCGAGCGTTTCCGCGAGGACGTCGTCGAGGACTTCATCGCCGAGTACGAGGCCGGCCGCACCCCGAACCCGTGCCTGCGCTGCAACGAGAAGATCAAGTTCGCCGCCCTCCTGGACAAGGCGCTCGCCCTCGGCTTCGACGCGGTCTGCACCGGCCACTACGCCCAGGTGATCGTGAACGACGACGGCGCCCGTGAGCTGCACCGCGCCACCGACATGGCCAAGGACCAGTCCTACGTCCTCGGCGTGCTCGACGACCGCCAGCTGGCACACGCGATGTTCCCGCTCGGCGACACCCCGACCACCAAGGCCGAGATCCGCGCGGAGGCCGCCCGCCGCGGCCTGTTCGTCGCCAAGAAGCCCGACAGCCACGACATCTGCTTCATCGCCGACGGCGACACCCAGGGCTTCCTCGCCAAGCGGCTGGGCACCGCCGAGGGCGCCATCGTCGACGAGTCCGGTGCGAAGCTCGGCACCCACGACGGCGCCTACGGCTTCACCATCGGCCAGCGCAAGGGCCTGCGCATCGGCACCCCCGCCCCGGACGGCCGGCCCCGCTACGTCCTCGACATCTCCCCGGTGGACAACACCGTCACCGTCGGCCCGGCCCGCTCCCTCGACGTGACGGCGCTCACCGCGATCCGCCCCCGCTGGTGCGGCCGCCCGCCGGAGTCCGGCCCGGCCCGGTACACCGCGCAGCTGCGCGCGCACGGCGGCGAGACGGAGGTGACCGCCGAGCTGGTCGGCGGCACCGAGGACGGCGCCGAGCTGCGGGTCGACTTCACCGAGCCGGTGCGCGGCGTCGCCCCCGGCCAGGCGATCGTCCTCTACGACGGGACCCGGGTCGTCGGCTCGGCGACGATCGCCGGCACCACGCGCCGGTCGGCCGCCGCCGAGGCCCCGCAGCAGCAGGCCGGCTGA
- a CDS encoding M1 family metallopeptidase, whose protein sequence is MALSRSALRSSRWLALATAVASAATIAAAPAARPGAPGIGDPYFPRLGNGGYRPLHYDLGVSYHPDSGRLDGRTTVTARATQDLSAFDLDLQKLTVDQVLVDGHRAGFSRTGDELVVRPGRSLARGERFTVTVVYHGVPQPLSGPIVFGSKYGWMKTKDGVFVACEPNAASTWFPSSDHPDEKATYDIRIDAPKGLTGVSNGRLVGTGEHGGRAWFHWRENRPMAPYLATATIGKFDVRTGTTPGGTPIYVATDPTLPTGKVDVYGVTAAATDYWSKVFGPYPFEETGAIVDDMPEAGFSLEVQSKPAYSAVRNETTIVHELAHQWFGDSVSVRQWKDIWLNEGFATYAQWLWAEHKGTATAHDAFRKAYQGIPADDAFWKIKVSDPKRDTMFSGAVYERGAMTLQALRERIGDKAFFQLLPTWTAQHRYGNADTAQFIALAEKVSGKRLGDLFHTWLDTPSRPALPGK, encoded by the coding sequence ATGGCGCTCTCCCGTTCTGCGCTTCGCTCCTCCCGCTGGCTCGCCCTGGCCACCGCGGTGGCCTCGGCCGCCACCATCGCCGCGGCCCCCGCGGCCAGGCCGGGCGCCCCCGGCATCGGTGACCCCTACTTCCCCCGACTGGGCAACGGCGGCTACCGGCCCCTCCACTACGACCTCGGCGTCAGCTACCACCCCGACTCCGGCCGGCTCGACGGCCGGACGACCGTGACCGCCCGGGCCACCCAGGACCTCTCCGCCTTCGACCTGGACCTCCAGAAGCTGACCGTGGACCAAGTCCTGGTCGACGGCCACCGCGCCGGCTTCTCCAGAACGGGCGACGAACTCGTCGTCCGCCCGGGCCGTTCGCTCGCCCGCGGCGAGCGCTTCACGGTCACCGTCGTCTATCACGGCGTCCCCCAGCCGCTCAGCGGCCCGATCGTCTTCGGTTCGAAGTACGGCTGGATGAAGACCAAGGACGGGGTGTTCGTCGCCTGCGAGCCCAACGCCGCCTCGACGTGGTTCCCCTCCAGCGACCACCCGGACGAGAAGGCCACCTACGACATCCGCATCGACGCCCCCAAGGGTCTGACCGGGGTCTCCAACGGGCGGCTGGTCGGCACCGGCGAGCACGGCGGCCGGGCGTGGTTCCACTGGCGCGAGAACCGCCCGATGGCGCCGTACCTGGCGACCGCCACCATCGGGAAGTTCGACGTGCGCACCGGCACCACCCCCGGCGGCACCCCGATCTACGTCGCCACCGACCCGACCCTGCCCACCGGCAAGGTCGACGTCTACGGCGTCACCGCGGCGGCCACCGACTACTGGTCGAAGGTCTTCGGTCCCTACCCGTTCGAGGAGACCGGCGCGATCGTCGACGACATGCCGGAGGCCGGCTTCTCCCTGGAGGTGCAGTCCAAGCCGGCCTACTCCGCGGTCCGCAACGAGACCACCATCGTCCACGAGCTGGCCCACCAGTGGTTCGGCGACTCGGTCTCGGTCCGGCAGTGGAAGGACATCTGGCTCAACGAGGGCTTCGCCACCTACGCCCAGTGGCTGTGGGCCGAGCACAAGGGCACCGCCACCGCCCACGACGCCTTCCGCAAGGCGTACCAGGGCATACCGGCCGACGACGCCTTCTGGAAGATCAAGGTCTCCGACCCGAAGCGGGACACCATGTTCTCCGGCGCGGTCTACGAGCGCGGCGCGATGACCCTCCAGGCGCTGCGCGAACGCATCGGCGACAAGGCGTTCTTCCAGCTGCTGCCCACCTGGACCGCGCAGCACCGCTACGGCAACGCGGACACCGCCCAGTTCATCGCGCTCGCCGAGAAGGTCTCCGGCAAGCGGCTGGGCGACCTCTTCCACACCTGGCTGGACACCCCGAGCCGGCCCGCACTGCCGGGCAAGTGA